In Reichenbachiella agarivorans, one genomic interval encodes:
- the bglX gene encoding beta-glucosidase BglX: MNNSKQTNQHLELKEAPSTKNLHLLDVNLLLKAIFSLALSIFLFSCGSKQVETNEEQAFIAELLGKMTLEEKIGQLHQITSQWNMTGPAPEYAQGHEEKLKSGLVGSMLNVIGAEATLNAQKLVVENSRLGIPLIFGYDVIHGYRTMFPVPLGEASSWDPETVKLSASIAALESAAAGLHWTFAPMMDVGRDARWGRVMEGAGEDPYLASLLSAARVRGFQGESLADEKTIAACAKHFAGYAFAESGKDYNNVDISNATLHNVILPPFKASTEAGAATYMNSFNTIQGLPASANEYIQRQLLKGDWGFDGFVVSDWNSIGEMVAHGAAADLKEAAKLAIQAGSDMDMEGNAYTNFLAELVEEGTVDIKIIDDAVRRVLTIKYRLGLFEDPYKYSNKEWEKNTLYSLGNKSAARKVARESIVLLKNEGKKLPINESIKSIAVIGPLADDKDAPLGNWRADAVANSAVSVLEGVKARAGNNVTINYAKGCDLVTSERSFAGEVQFNTTDRSGFAAAVAAAKKSEIVLLAIGEDCYQSGEGRSQADIGLKGLQMELFDAIYAVNPNIVIVLMNGRPLAIPELDAKAPAILETWFLGSEAGNAIADVLFGDHNPSGKLPMTFPRSNGQIPIYYNHMNTGRPGPKNEVFWSHYTDQTNAPLYPFGFGLSYTDFEYTNLTVDSSNPASIQVSVSLKNTGSVTGTEVVQLYIRDKIASLVRPVKELKGFQKVTLKSGESKDLTFVLTEKELGFYDNDGKYKVEDGEFEVMVGTNSADLLNATFLLNTATVQ, encoded by the coding sequence ATGAACAATAGCAAACAGACCAATCAGCATTTGGAACTAAAAGAAGCTCCATCAACAAAAAATCTTCACCTATTAGATGTCAATTTACTGCTCAAAGCAATTTTCAGCCTGGCCCTAAGCATCTTCCTTTTCTCCTGTGGATCTAAACAGGTAGAAACCAATGAAGAGCAGGCTTTCATCGCTGAGCTACTAGGCAAAATGACCCTAGAAGAAAAAATCGGTCAACTGCACCAAATCACCAGCCAATGGAACATGACAGGGCCTGCTCCAGAATATGCCCAAGGTCATGAAGAAAAACTCAAATCAGGACTCGTAGGCTCCATGCTCAATGTCATCGGTGCAGAAGCTACCCTCAATGCGCAAAAACTGGTCGTAGAAAACAGCCGTTTGGGCATCCCTTTGATCTTCGGCTATGATGTCATCCATGGCTACCGCACCATGTTCCCCGTCCCACTGGGCGAAGCTTCCTCTTGGGATCCCGAAACTGTCAAACTATCTGCCTCGATCGCTGCCTTAGAGTCGGCAGCAGCAGGACTACACTGGACTTTTGCACCGATGATGGATGTCGGCAGAGATGCCCGATGGGGTCGTGTGATGGAAGGGGCTGGTGAAGATCCCTACCTAGCCAGCCTACTATCTGCCGCCAGAGTCCGAGGATTTCAAGGGGAGAGTCTAGCAGATGAAAAAACGATTGCTGCCTGTGCCAAGCACTTTGCGGGCTATGCTTTCGCCGAGTCAGGCAAAGACTACAACAACGTAGACATCAGCAACGCTACCCTACACAATGTCATTTTACCTCCCTTCAAAGCAAGTACGGAAGCAGGTGCAGCTACCTACATGAATTCATTCAACACCATCCAAGGGCTACCAGCATCCGCCAACGAGTACATCCAGAGACAATTACTCAAAGGAGATTGGGGCTTTGACGGGTTCGTAGTTTCCGATTGGAACAGTATAGGTGAAATGGTGGCCCACGGTGCAGCAGCTGACCTCAAAGAAGCCGCCAAACTAGCGATCCAAGCAGGCTCTGACATGGACATGGAAGGCAATGCCTACACCAACTTCCTTGCTGAACTAGTGGAAGAAGGTACCGTGGACATCAAAATCATCGATGATGCCGTCAGACGTGTCTTGACCATCAAATACCGTTTGGGACTCTTCGAAGACCCATACAAGTACTCCAACAAAGAATGGGAGAAAAACACGCTCTACAGCCTTGGCAACAAATCTGCCGCACGCAAAGTAGCCAGAGAATCCATCGTTCTGTTAAAAAATGAGGGAAAGAAACTACCGATCAATGAATCAATCAAATCGATTGCCGTCATCGGACCCTTGGCGGATGACAAAGATGCTCCACTGGGCAACTGGAGAGCTGATGCTGTTGCCAATTCTGCCGTATCCGTCTTGGAAGGCGTCAAGGCCAGAGCAGGAAACAATGTTACGATCAACTATGCCAAAGGCTGTGACTTGGTCACCAGCGAAAGAAGTTTTGCAGGAGAAGTCCAATTCAACACCACAGACAGATCAGGATTCGCTGCGGCAGTAGCTGCTGCCAAAAAATCTGAAATCGTATTGTTGGCTATCGGAGAAGACTGCTACCAATCAGGTGAAGGCAGAAGCCAAGCAGACATCGGACTCAAAGGATTACAAATGGAATTGTTTGACGCAATCTATGCCGTGAACCCTAACATTGTGATTGTCCTGATGAACGGACGACCCCTAGCCATCCCTGAGCTAGATGCCAAAGCTCCCGCCATTCTGGAAACATGGTTCTTGGGTAGCGAAGCTGGAAATGCCATAGCAGATGTATTATTTGGAGATCACAATCCATCTGGCAAGCTACCGATGACTTTCCCTCGGAGCAATGGTCAAATCCCAATCTATTACAATCACATGAATACGGGAAGACCTGGGCCGAAAAATGAAGTATTTTGGTCGCATTACACAGACCAAACCAATGCTCCCCTTTATCCATTTGGATTTGGACTGAGCTACACAGACTTTGAATACACTAACTTGACAGTGGATAGCTCCAACCCAGCGTCTATTCAGGTCTCAGTATCCCTCAAAAACACGGGATCTGTTACAGGGACGGAGGTAGTACAGCTTTATATCCGAGACAAAATCGCCAGTCTGGTGAGACCCGTCAAAGAACTAAAAGGCTTCCAAAAAGTGACCTTAAAATCCGGAGAATCCAAAGACT